Proteins from one Ricinus communis isolate WT05 ecotype wild-type chromosome 9, ASM1957865v1, whole genome shotgun sequence genomic window:
- the LOC8282137 gene encoding uncharacterized protein LOC8282137, with the protein MAEREAEGAVVRKGQEGLKLAISLYEEFGLPLGLLPLEDVIEVGFVRSNGYMWILQEKKVVHKFKMIGKLVSYDTEITCYIENKRIKKLKGVKARELFIWTPCGEIFVDDPASGKTRFKAIGGLTVAFPAEAFALGQ; encoded by the coding sequence atggcAGAAAGAGAAGCAGAAGGAGCTGTGGTGAGAAAAGGTCAAGAAGGCCTGAAATTAGCAATCTCACTATACGAAGAATTTGGACTTCCACTTGGGCTATTGCCTCTCGAGGATGTGATTGAAGTGGGGTTCGTACGGAGCAATGGATACATGTGGATCctccaagaaaagaaagtcgTTCACAAGTTCAAGATGATAGGCAAGCTTGTAAGCTATGATACTGAGATCACTTGTTACATTGAGAACAAGAGAATCAAGAAGCTGAAAGGAGTGAAGGCAAGAGAGCTCTTCATATGGACGCCATGCGGTGAAATCTTTGTCGATGACCCTGCTAGTGGGAAAACTCGTTTCAAGGCCATCGGTGGCCTTACCGTAGCATTTCCTGCGGAGGCTTTCGCCCTTGGTCAGTAA